DNA sequence from the Devosia lacusdianchii genome:
GGATCAGCGCCTCGTGCGATTTGATCGCCATATCGGCGTCGAATACCGGCTGGTAGTGCAGCTCCAGCTCATCCATCAGCAGCGCCGCCCGCAATTCGCGCTCGACGAAACGCCGATGGCGCTCATCGCCAAGCATATCGGCATCGAAGGCCACCACGCAGCGCCGACCGGTCTTCTTGCCCTTGTAGAGCGCCAGATCGGCCTTGGAGATCAGCTCGTCCACGTCGGTGGCATCGAGCGGCGCCAGCGCCACCCCGATCGTGGCCGCCAGCCGCACCGGCCGGCCGGCGATACCCACGGGCCGATCGAGACGGCGCAACAGTTCTTCGCCCAGACGCTTGAGCGCCGGCTTGTTGTCATGCCCCATCACGGCAATGCCGAATTCGTCGCCGCCCAACCGGCCGACCACGGCCCCCGGCAGCATTTCGCGGATCGTCGCGGTCAGGTGCAGCAGCGCCGCATCGCCCGCCCCATGGCCGGCGCTGTCGTTGAGCACCTTGAGGTTGTCCATGTCGAGCTGCATATAGCCCACGGCCCGGTCCGAGCCGTGATAGACCTCGTTGCGCAGTGTCTCGAGAAAGAAGGAGCGGGTCGCCACTCCAGTCAGTGCATCGCGATGCACCGACGCCATAATGTCGCGCGTCGCCCGTCCAGCCGCAGCGACCCGCCGGCTGAGCATGCGATAGCCCAGAACCAGCGCTGTCGAAACCGCGACTGCCGCCAGCAGCACCACTGCTGGCAATGTCCCACCATGCAAGGGTAGCCAACCCAGCAGAGCCAGCAGGCTCGCCAGGACGATAACCACCACCACGGCCGCCACGCTGACCGCGACATGCCGATACCCAACCAGAATGTTGCCGAGCGCGTAGTCGCGACGCATATGCTCAAAACCCAGTTCGGCCCTTTAGCCAGACCGCCTGCACTTATCGGGCCGAAGGCGTGAACAAAGCGTAAAGCTAGATAAAAAATCGTTGTATTACATAAGGTTAATCATGAAAATGCGGTGCGATCAGAAATTCTAGCGGGCGAGGATGACGGTCGTGCGAGGTGGGCGGGGAAGTCCTTGGCAACGTGAACGCGCAGTTAAGGCGCCCCAGCGCCCACCCAGCCGCCCCAGATATCCCGACGGCCGGCGACAAAGCGGTCCGCGACGCCCTCGACCGTTGCGCCCGGCTCGTTGAGCTGGGCAAGCAGCGCATCCATTTCGCTGAGCGGCAGGCTGGTGCGCTGAAAATACGACGCGATCGCCGGTGTGTCGGTGAATACCCATTCGCTGAGCGCCACCACCACCGTCTCAGTCGGAAAGGCCGTGGCAACGGGCGTCGGGCAGGCAAGGCGCGCCAGGCACTTGGCTGCCTCTTCGTCATAGGCACCCATGTCTAGCGCCACGAAATCGAACTGCGCCAGGATCGCATTTGGCCGCCAATAATAGAACAGGATCGGCTCGCTTCGGCTCACCGCCTCGGCGATCAGCGTATCCATCTCGAAGCGGTTGGCAGGTTCGACAATCTCGACTGCATTGCCCAGCCCATAGGCGGCGATCAGGTTGCGATTGATCAGCGCGCA
Encoded proteins:
- a CDS encoding putative bifunctional diguanylate cyclase/phosphodiesterase; translation: MRRDYALGNILVGYRHVAVSVAAVVVVIVLASLLALLGWLPLHGGTLPAVVLLAAVAVSTALVLGYRMLSRRVAAAGRATRDIMASVHRDALTGVATRSFFLETLRNEVYHGSDRAVGYMQLDMDNLKVLNDSAGHGAGDAALLHLTATIREMLPGAVVGRLGGDEFGIAVMGHDNKPALKRLGEELLRRLDRPVGIAGRPVRLAATIGVALAPLDATDVDELISKADLALYKGKKTGRRCVVAFDADMLGDERHRRFVERELRAALLMDELELHYQPVFDADMAIKSHEALIRWRHKVRGMIPPAQFIAIAEESDLIDKVGEWVLRRACADLPALSQSVAVNVSPAQLRHADFAPRFAAVLAETATDPARIIVEITETVPLRTGGIELANVDALRALGVRIAIDDFGAGHASLQYLRGFNFDIIKIDRTYVANLDANRIDAMIVSAICDIARSLPVEVVAEGIETQEQLAKLKLAGCTGFQGYLLGRPQPLRAVASGRDQAA